A DNA window from Arachis duranensis cultivar V14167 chromosome 3, aradu.V14167.gnm2.J7QH, whole genome shotgun sequence contains the following coding sequences:
- the LOC107479183 gene encoding uncharacterized protein LOC107479183, with translation MTKKRSWKNNKTVILTEECSAIIQHKLPQKLKDPGSFQIPCIIGEITVENALCDLGASINLMSVAMMRKMKIEEAKPTKMALQLANRSFKFPHGIVEDLLVKVGDFIFPADFVVLDMQE, from the coding sequence ATGactaagaagagaagctggaagaacaaTAAGACTGTGATACtaactgaagaatgtagtgctatcATCCAGCACAAACTACCCCAGAAGTTgaaggatcctgggagctttcaGATCCCTTGTATTATAGGGGAAATCACAGTAGAGAATGCCCTTTGTGACTTAGGAGCCAGCATCAATTTGATGTCAGTAGCAatgatgaggaagatgaagatcgaggaggctaaaccaacaaaaatggcCTTACAACTGGCAAATCGATCGTTCAAATTCCCTCATGGCAtagtagaggatttgttggtgaAAGTAGGAGACTTCATATTCCCGGCAGATTTTGTAGTATTGGACATGCaggagtga